The stretch of DNA GAATTATGTGCACGTATTCAAACTCTAGACGAATATCTTAAACTTTGGGAGGCACATGTTTTTAGAAGGGGGTGGTGTTCTTGTATTGTTCAAATGTAAAGGGGTTCTTTCCCATAGGTGTATATGAATCGAAGTTCAATAACCTCGTCCTTTCGGTGATGTTAATAATTGCTTGGTATTGATATGCtttttcttcatcatcatcatcatcatcatcattaaaAAATTGATTTGATGACCATATTCCATACTTGAATATTAAAATAGGCTAAAGCTTGGAATGAATACGCAGAATCACCATCATTTCTCATGCAAAAACATGATATACCTAACCAATACAAGTTTAATCCAAAAAACTCACTGATCAAAATGACAATCCCTAAACCAATTGCTACAAGAGAAGATGCCCAAGTGAGTTTTTCAGTTACTCTAGGTACCTTTTCCTTGAGCACTTGACTGCATGACCCGATAAACATTGTATAGCTTCCCATAGCGAAAACCGTCCCAACCAAGAACATGAACAGAAACGCAGCACCAGCCAAACGAGAAGGCAATGCAAGTGCGGGTAAGATCATCAGCAAAGCATCCGGCCTGCAATCCATGAACAATCCCCGTAGCAAACGTGGTAAAACCAAATTTCTTCTTTCCGATTGAAGGGCTTGCGATCATTTCATATCCACTCACATCACACTCACCATTCTCCAGGACAACACACGGGACGGGTACTTCTGACGCTTCCCTTATTCCCATGGCTCCAATAACGAGTAGAGTAAACCCCACCACTCTCGTGCCCCAAGTTCTCAAGACTTCAATATGTAGCCGATCTTTCAAAAGTAAGAAAAGTAAGCCAAATATCAACTGCCACGCATCATGCCCACATCCCCAAAGGGCTCCAACAGCAGCACTTTCCATCCTCGAGCAGCCAATTGAAAGTGGAGCCAAGGCAGCAAGATGGTCGGGACCTGATAATGTGTGCAAGCAAGCAACCCGCCAAGAATCCAGTCCATGCGCTGCTCAGTAACTCAAAGCGTAGAAGACTAGTTGCTGCAGGGACTCCAGTCTTGGCTGCATTTGGGAAACTAGCAAAAGCCGGTGACACGACAACAGGGTGGAGTAACGTCAAAAGGATTGCAGACAATAATATCACTGCCCCTGCATTAACTACCTGAAATATATCGACAATCATTTACCAATATAGGGTTCGGTTgaccctacccctgcgggcactgcctgcaggggtcgatccaacgactcggattttttcgagccaattttttttttttttttacagggaggtgggcccggatcactcacgtggagtgatccgggccgttcattgcccgtgcaggcaatgcctgcacgggtaggttgaaacaaaccCCAATATAGATACCAGAATATGTTAAAAAGGGAAAAACATATGGTACAATAATAACACCTTATcgaaataatttcaaattgtcCAGGTATgcatttcaaattattttcttAGAAGACATTCCAGGCGCAATTTTTTTGCATTCAATCTTTGTTCCTACACCTAGACTCACATTAGATATTTTCTACATGAGTCTGTCATAACCAGTAATTAGTGATGAATTCATGCATAATATTACTCAGGATCACAATGGTTGGCAAGATAATAAACAACGACAGTCTGCCGTCATAGAGTTGATCCTCATGTTCCAACTAGTTCATTACGACtggatttttttttgtaaagctTACATgttatatataccaaaactagtCTTCACTGCAGAAAAAGTAGACAAGTTCTGTCAGAAAAATGGAAAAAGAGCATGGAAAACGATAACCAACAACGATACTCGCGAGAAAGATTTTGATGAACATCTCACAACCACCATTAGAGTCATTTATAATTCTTCAGAATACAACACTCAGGTTCTAACAAGGGTCTACTGCTCCTGGGAAAAATGCCATAAGTGCTTCCTACTTGTATTGACAACAATAGAGACACAATCATTGTTGTGTAAGTACCACCCTATTTCATGTTATCAGCGAAACATGGGGGAAACATCCTCCATGAAATAAAATTTCGGGACTTCCAAATTAAATGTGCCATGAATGATCCCGAGTCCTTTGAtgattaacacacacacacacacacacacacactacatGCAAAGGGACAACAGGGCTTTGAATTTAGTTAACTAAACAACAAGACCTGATGCACTTTGACAATAAACAGTGATTTTAGATACGCAAATAAGGAGGAACCGATTCAAGATCCCTGGGTAAAATTCCGGCCTTTAGCTCTTATAGTAAACGTCACATAACAAAGGCCAAAATCGATGAAGGAACTCAATCAAAAGAAACATAAGCACTCAAAAACTAAAACGTAACACAATTTCCAAAGCATTTATACCTTTTGCTGCGGAGAATATATCAGAGGGATTAGTCTACGCAAATGAGGCTTAGGCGCCAGCCCATCAGTCGAATCCACGGAAAACGACAACTCTTCCCGGGTTTCAGGGGAAACCAAAGACGGGTCTTGGAGACTGCAAGATGGCGACTTGACCCGAAGTGGCACCCAACGAAATGAAGCCAACGAAAAAGCCATTTTCCTGGAGGATTCAACTCCCACGAAGCGTGGAACAAGGGGATGAGAACTGGGCTTCAAGTTACAGTGAGGTTTCGAAGGGATAGCCTTGGAGTGAATTAGCCTCTCCATTCCCAATTTTGAAGCCCCAATATTCACTCAAATTTTGGGAGCACGACTGCAAGAATTTTTGCAGTAGTAAAGAAGAGGAGAAGGTGAAGTTGGGAAGGATAAACTGCATACCAACTTCTTTACCACTTCCAAAGATGACAGCTCTGTGCCTAACCATATCTTGAATTTGTCTTTCTCAGTTCATTACAACGTTATTATTATTCATATCATGTTTTGATATTTCTGCATTTAAATTTTGGAAATCAGAAATTTAGGGTGCAGAACATTTTATCATTTTGGAATTTTCCAGATTTCAATTTTTATCCGGGATAATATTTATATGATCttaattttgaaattgtattatttatCTTTTAAAAGTTACAATGAGTCATGACAAAACAGACAGTATTTAGATTGGATTgatgtatttcaaattttttgattttaatttcattttttttgctGCGTGAACAAAATTTAAGTGtatttcaaatcaattcaaCGTCagtttatcaaatttcaatattaattaTAATGAATTTCAGATATGCCAAGATTTATAGTAAGGAATTTATATCTCAAATCATTTCTCACAGTCAAACCACTCTCCAAATTAAATACATTGttctaaatgatattttaatttgTCTAATTTCATAgattttttaaacaaattttatctataattatttttttgttcatAGTTAAATACTATGACTTGATCATATACGACGGCTATGCTTAGACCACAAGAAAATTTATTGCTAATagaatatttaataatttaatgacTCCTCAATAATACATTGGAAAACTTGGTGGATGTCACATCCTCCATTGAATATTTAGATCTTAAAACAAAAGTCCAACCTTTGAAAAATAAACATCTTTATTTTTTACCAATcgaatatattgaaattatatctattttattttattaaagttgaggACATGATAGTAATCAgacaccaatttttttttccaactttatccttatatgatattaatattacacttttgttttttgttttttaatttcaacacacagttttatttttatttttttattacaacaattcaaatatcaatttattcACTCCATAGTTTGTCAAATTTTACTTTAATCCatcgataataataaaaaaattgtacacaCATGCATCACGTGTGATGTGTGCACAGAATAACTAGTATAGATTACGCGTGTGGGTGGGTGGGGATAGTGAGCTGGGCCTGTTTACAATTATTGGTCTTGGGTTCTAGAATTCACGGGCCTGCCCAGTAAAGTCAAAAGTGTTGGCTTAATTGGATCCATTGTCGCCATTTGACCAGAAGTAGCAACTTTTGTAAGTCgcattgttatatatatatatatatatatagagcaaTTATCTTCTCGTACGCTCCCTCTCGGCCGCCCGCTATCACAATTTATATTAGTAAAAAATGACATTTCacttgttattattatttttaatttggttaaataatattaaataattaacatgaaattatttttaatttaaaaaaatggttgatttaaaagttaaattttgttttgattttgttatatttaaaatatgttgtgatttgaaaaaaaatttagtaaaataaaaagataattatgaaattaaatattttggtattCTAGATATTTCAAGACATCACACTTAAAACAATATTATAGATATTTATACAGTCTCAACCAAACTTTTCTTCTTTCTCGCTCTTAGGGTTCTAAATCCAGAAAGCAAAAACGATGTCTTCCGCAGACGCCTCTCCGAATATGATTGTTCTGAAGAGCTCCGATGGAGAAACTTTCGAAGTTGAGGAGTTGGTGGCGCTGGAATCACAAACCATAAAGCATATGATCGAGGATAACTGCGCCGATACGACTATACCCTTGCCCAACGTTACATCCAGGATCTTGGCGAAAGTGATCGAGTATTGCAAGAAACACGTGGAAGCCGCATCTAAAGCCACTGCTGACGGTGGGATGTGCTCCTCCGACAAAGTCGTTGACGATGAATTGAAGGCGTTCGATACTGAGTTTGTCAAGGTTGACCAGGGCACGCTTTTTGATCTTATCTTGGTAATTCCTATTCCGTTCGGTCAAATTTGGCTAATTTTCTCCTTGATTCTGTTGTTTGTATATATTTTGCTGCTGTCGGTGTTTTTGAGAAGTTTTGTTATGTGATGGTGCAAAGGTTACTTGGGCGCTGCATAGATGTGTCATGGAGCCTAGGCTCATGGCACGAAGCCTTGAACTTAATGGATGTAACTGCAAATAATATCTTTAAAAACCAATTTTCTTCATTATATGATCTAGTGTTTTATTTTAGTGTACTTGGAAATAAACAATCCTCACGAGTAACGATTATAATACATCTTGGGCCTTCAAGGGGCGTAAAGTGAAGCCCTTTCCCCTATTATAAGGATGTGTCTTGGGACGTGTCTGGGCCCAGAGGTTGTGCCTAGACTAGTTGAGAGTTTTCATAgctattttttctattttataatTCTGCAGAATGTGAGATATGtgatgatttactgctttgggTTATGGTTTTACACTAGACTTCCCTTTTTTTGGCATGTTTCTGCTATTCACATAATTCATATGATCTATACAATACTGTCATATTTAATCTAATGGTTTCTGGATTCGGTCTTGATAGTTGGAATTGAGATTGCGCCTATCAGTATTACAGTAATACAGTTGCAGTGTTGTGTGATAGTTTTCTTCTGTATTTTCTCTCATTCTTGTACTGTGTGATACacatcaatttaaaattttgtttaggGTTACTGATTAAGATATTTCTATTGCATTACTTCTCAAGAACTTCAAGGTTTTAGTAAAATGTGGTAAGAAACAATTGATTCTTGTGATATTGTTGACTTCTTGCTGTTTATTCAGTTCAAACAATCAATATATCTTTCATGTTTATTGATGCTGTTGACATTTTATTCTCTTGTGAATACGCATTTAGTTTTTGTCTGATATGTTTTACCCTTTCAAAATTATAGACATCACAGATAAGATCACTATTATGAATATATGGCAGAGTTGCTGCAATTGATTGCTAGAGTATTCATATTCTTGGTGTTTTGTTACTCTAAGCATCATTCTTTTCAGGCTGCAAACTACTTGAACATCAAGAGCCTGCTTGACCTAACTTGTCAAACTGTTGCTGACATGATCAAAGGAAAGACGCCAGAGGAAATCCGTAAGACATTCAACATAAAAAATGACTTCACCCCAGAAGAAGAAGAGGAGGTTCGAAGGGAGAATGCATGGGCATTCGAATGATGTCTATATTTCTATGAGTAGGTAGTTTTATGGTGTATCGGTATGGGGTATGTCTTTTTCATTGTCAGTGCATGTTAATTATGTGGGTCTATGACGGTCAGATTGTTATTGCAATTCCCTTAATCACGTATGTTGAATGTATTTCTTAGTTTATGTGATCTTTACGTGCGTGGAATGGAATTTGGTCCTCTCGAAATATTTTTGGCTGGATTATTATGCACCAAGTTTTTTCCTTGATAAAATTAGCGGCCTCGTGTTCCTGCCCCTTCGTTTCACAAGTCTATTTTAGCACCTTCCCTCTCTGAGTCTCGGATTTAGTTGAGTTGTGCTGATTTGACTCgtaaattgtttttaaaaataatttaatcttCTTGTTATAAGGTAATGATATTTTGGGTACTTCAAAATCCCTGTGTAATATGTTTTTTTGTGTTTGAGTTCCTGTCAAAATTTTCGTCTGGTCGAGTTCTTgacaaacatatttttttagttttaaCTACCTGGGGCAACGATTTTGCATGCATACTACATACCCTCGTTTACCCATTTTAAGTGTATGTGCAGTCTTTTCTTCTCTCTTTCAAAGCTCAAAAATCGGCATATCAGAATCTCCCAGAAAATGGGATTAGTCGATGGCTTTGAAGATCCCAACTGACCAGCTAAAAAGCTCAACATTTTTCTTCTTGTAAGTGCGAAAATAGGACCTTCTCTGAATTAGGGGAAAAAATGGGCTGATCATGGAAGAATTCGTCGTTTTCTTGTGCGTTGACATTTCAACTCCGTCGTCTGCTGCAAATGGCAGAATCTGGATGGAGGCGTGGTGCTCCAGAGTCCAGACTCTGTATTATGGGCCAGTCAGCCCGTGAATAGTGTCAGATGGGCTCAGTCCTTGTCCCATTCTCCAAGACCATTCATTCTTACTTGTTTTTCTTCTCATTTCAATTAACTTAAATTGTTTGAAACATACATGATAAATTTCATGATGATGACTATGTGGGATCTAAATTTCGTATCAATGACTTGCAATTGGAATGCGAAATTCATCAATGCAGCATAAAAATAAAGAAGTCGAGGGTTGCCACTTGTTTTCGTCACTTCGAAACAGCTAAGGTATATGATCAATTCGAAACTTGAGCACATAACGACTATAAGAATTCATCCTATGGAACAAGAATCTAATCGATCCTCTGTGAAAGGTATAACATGCCCTAAAGTGATGAGAGATGGCGGCAAATGTGCGGGCAGAGGAGAATAAAACCTAATTTCATGCTATTGTTTCGACATGTCGATTTTTGCTGGAGAAATGATACTCCCCACCTCCCACATATCTTGTATGCACATGGGACTCAACGTTATGTGCACGATCAAACGTCGCCAACTCTGTTTGAAGATTGTGGCAAATAAATTACTAATGGAATATATTATATCATATGATTCTAAAATTATAAATGTAATAATCAATTATATTTTAGCCTAGCGGTGTGGGGAGACTCCAAAAACCCATTTGGTTTTGAGTTCAAGTCCAACTTATATATATAGTTTAGTTAATTTAAATAGGAAAtcgtttaaaaaaatatttaaatgatgaaaaatatataatgtCCCCCCCTTTGCAAGAAGAAAGAACATAAATGAGAAGTTCAATTGTCGGATTCGTCGCATAATTTGAGGGACCGTTTCCAGGTGAGGTGCGCCTTTTAATTTCCAACGGTCATGAATCACATAGGCCGTTATTTCCACC from Primulina tabacum isolate GXHZ01 chromosome 3, ASM2559414v2, whole genome shotgun sequence encodes:
- the LOC142539812 gene encoding chloroplast protein FOR GROWTH AND FERTILITY 2-like — encoded protein: MERLIHSKAIPSKPHCNLKPSSHPLVPRFVGVESSRKMAFSLASFRWVPLRVKSPSCSLQDPSLVSPETREELSFSVDSTDGLAPKPHLRRLIPLIYSPQQKVVNAGAVILLSAILLTLLHPVVVSPAFASFPNAAKTGVPAATSLLRFELLSSAWTGFLAGCLLAHIIRSRPSCCLGSTFNWLLEDGKCCCWSPLGMWA
- the LOC142539813 gene encoding SKP1-like protein 1A; this translates as MSSADASPNMIVLKSSDGETFEVEELVALESQTIKHMIEDNCADTTIPLPNVTSRILAKVIEYCKKHVEAASKATADGGMCSSDKVVDDELKAFDTEFVKVDQGTLFDLILAANYLNIKSLLDLTCQTVADMIKGKTPEEIRKTFNIKNDFTPEEEEEVRRENAWAFE